The following proteins are encoded in a genomic region of Streptococcus gwangjuense:
- a CDS encoding SSURE domain-containing protein, whose amino-acid sequence MKFNPNQRYTRWSIRRLSVGVASVVVASGFFVLVGQPSSVRADVVNPTPAQVVSDDTSVSEKSDLPVEVLKTAVDTALPSEQADSTPKASLDTASSPEKADAGAKEPVVAPKEEVQAKPESKKETEDAVKPVESPAATVSGQDREASEAQPATTPAEVQKGVADNTKDTVDVPATYLDKANFPGPFTAGVNQVIPYEFFAGDGMLTRLILKASDKAPWSDNGSAKNPALPPVEKLGKGLYFYEVDLAGTQGKSDKELLDLLKQNGTQSYKATIKVYGAKDGKADLTNLVATKDLDVNLNGLTSPAEVQKGVADNTKDTVDVPATYLDKANFPGPFTAGVNQVIPYEFFAGDGMLTRLILKASDKAPWSDNGSAKNPALPPVEKLGKGLYFYEVDLAGTQGKSDKELLDLLKQNGTQSYKATIKVYGAKDGKADLSNLVATKDLTVNLHGHQSLIPMQSGFVPSSNGSAMPAPMMNSHQDASKMNAQMPSANQDEMKSKMPAASQDKMMPNKEQDKTMNASQPMATPSMKQDQAPAASSKMSDEGKMVSNNKVSSPMMADQMKDQKDMLPYTGEAQTSMATLGFFGLALAGLLGGLGLKAKKEEND is encoded by the coding sequence ATGAAATTCAATCCAAATCAAAGATATACTCGTTGGTCTATTCGCCGTCTTAGTGTCGGTGTTGCCTCAGTTGTTGTAGCCAGTGGCTTTTTTGTCCTAGTTGGTCAACCAAGTTCTGTACGTGCTGATGTGGTCAATCCAACCCCTGCTCAAGTTGTGTCAGATGATACTTCGGTGAGTGAAAAGAGCGACTTACCAGTAGAAGTTCTCAAAACAGCAGTCGATACAGCTCTTCCTTCAGAACAGGCAGACTCAACACCTAAAGCAAGCTTGGATACTGCAAGCTCTCCAGAAAAAGCAGATGCAGGTGCTAAAGAGCCAGTAGTAGCACCAAAAGAAGAAGTGCAAGCAAAACCAGAATCTAAGAAAGAAACAGAAGATGCGGTTAAACCTGTGGAAAGTCCTGCAGCTACAGTTTCTGGACAAGACCGTGAAGCAAGTGAAGCTCAACCAGCAACCACTCCAGCTGAAGTCCAAAAAGGTGTGGCTGACAATACTAAAGACACAGTAGATGTCCCAGCTACTTACTTGGATAAAGCCAACTTCCCAGGCCCATTCACAGCCGGTGTCAATCAAGTTATTCCATACGAATTCTTCGCTGGTGACGGTATGTTGACTCGCCTTATCCTGAAAGCCTCAGACAAGGCTCCATGGTCAGACAACGGTTCAGCTAAAAATCCTGCTCTTCCACCAGTAGAAAAATTGGGCAAAGGCCTTTACTTCTATGAAGTGGACTTGGCAGGTACCCAAGGCAAATCTGACAAAGAGCTTCTAGACCTCTTGAAACAAAACGGCACTCAAAGCTATAAAGCCACCATCAAGGTTTACGGTGCTAAAGATGGCAAGGCAGATTTGACCAACCTTGTAGCGACTAAAGATTTGGATGTCAACTTGAATGGCTTGACTTCCCCAGCTGAAGTCCAAAAAGGTGTGGCTGACAATACTAAAGACACAGTAGATGTCCCAGCTACTTACTTGGATAAAGCCAACTTCCCAGGCCCATTCACAGCCGGTGTCAATCAAGTTATTCCATACGAATTCTTCGCAGGTGACGGTATGTTAACTCGTCTTATCTTGAAAGCTTCCGATAAGGCTCCATGGTCAGACAATGGCTCAGCTAAAAACCCCGCCCTTCCACCAGTAGAGAAATTGGGCAAAGGCCTTTACTTCTATGAAGTGGATTTGGCCGGTACTCAAGGTAAATCAGACAAAGAGCTTCTTGACCTCTTGAAACAAAATGGCACTCAAAGCTATAAAGCTACTATCAAAGTGTACGGTGCCAAAGATGGCAAGGCAGACTTGAGCAACCTTGTAGCGACAAAAGATTTGACAGTGAACTTGCATGGACATCAGTCTCTGATTCCGATGCAGTCAGGTTTCGTCCCATCTTCTAATGGTTCAGCTATGCCGGCTCCAATGATGAATAGTCATCAAGATGCATCTAAGATGAACGCTCAAATGCCTAGTGCCAATCAAGATGAGATGAAATCTAAAATGCCAGCTGCTAGTCAGGATAAGATGATGCCTAACAAAGAGCAGGACAAAACCATGAATGCTAGCCAGCCTATGGCAACACCAAGCATGAAACAAGATCAAGCTCCAGCAGCCTCAAGCAAAATGTCTGATGAAGGCAAGATGGTATCTAATAACAAGGTATCAAGTCCAATGATGGCTGATCAAATGAAAGACCAAAAAGACATGCTTCCATATACTGGTGAAGCCCAAACATCAATGGCTACTCTTGGATTCTTTGGATTAGCCTTGGCCGGACTTCTAGGTGGACTCGGTTTGAAAGCTAAAAAAGAAGAAAATGACTAG
- a CDS encoding TrkH family potassium uptake protein, with translation MLFKLFVKKIERALGGLSPARRIFLSFAGVIFIGSLLLSLPFVQASGSQATYFDHLFTTVSMVCVTGLSTQPVATTYNVWGQLICMLLIQIGGLGLMTFIGVFYIQGKQKLSLRSRETIQESFSYGETRSLKAFMRSIFLTTFLVEGLGAFLLSFRFIPEFGWGRGIFTSIFLAISAFCNAGFDNLGSSSLVAFQTDPLINLVIAGLIITGGLGFMVWFDLATQFDKKKKRRLRFHTKLVLFLTAGILLFGTVATLFTEWYNPGTIGNLSITEKVLVSFFQTVSMRTAGFASIDYTQARPVTLFIYILQMFLGGAPGGTAGGLKITTFFVLLVFARSELLGLPHTNVAQRTIEARTVQKSFSVFIIFLMTFLLGLVLLGITAEGTPRFIYLMFETISALATVGVTANLTPELGKLALSIVMVLMFIGRIGPLTLLVSLADYQPDKKDLIQYMKADISIG, from the coding sequence ATGTTATTCAAATTATTTGTGAAAAAAATTGAGAGAGCCTTGGGCGGACTTTCGCCAGCTCGTCGCATCTTTTTAAGTTTCGCTGGAGTTATTTTTATAGGCTCTCTCCTTTTGAGTTTGCCTTTTGTCCAAGCGAGTGGTTCGCAGGCCACTTATTTTGACCATCTTTTTACGACGGTGTCTATGGTCTGTGTAACCGGCCTTTCTACGCAACCGGTAGCTACTACCTATAATGTCTGGGGGCAGTTGATTTGTATGCTCTTGATACAGATTGGTGGTCTGGGGCTCATGACTTTTATCGGGGTCTTTTATATTCAGGGGAAGCAAAAGCTCAGTCTTCGCAGTCGTGAAACTATTCAGGAAAGCTTTAGTTACGGGGAGACTCGGTCGCTGAAGGCCTTTATGCGATCTATCTTTTTGACGACTTTTCTAGTGGAGGGCTTGGGTGCCTTTCTACTAAGTTTCCGTTTTATTCCTGAGTTCGGCTGGGGACGAGGCATTTTTACCTCTATCTTTTTAGCCATTTCAGCCTTTTGTAATGCTGGTTTTGATAATTTAGGAAGTAGCAGTTTAGTGGCTTTTCAGACGGATCCCTTGATCAATCTGGTCATTGCTGGCTTGATTATCACGGGTGGTCTTGGCTTTATGGTCTGGTTCGACTTGGCAACCCAGTTTGACAAGAAGAAAAAACGCCGTCTGCGTTTCCACACCAAGCTGGTCCTTTTCTTGACTGCAGGGATCTTGCTGTTTGGGACAGTAGCCACACTCTTTACGGAGTGGTACAATCCAGGGACTATTGGCAATCTCAGTATCACAGAGAAAGTGTTGGTTAGCTTTTTCCAAACCGTCAGCATGAGAACGGCTGGTTTTGCTTCTATTGACTATACCCAAGCTCGGCCTGTGACCTTATTTATCTATATCCTACAGATGTTTCTCGGTGGAGCGCCTGGAGGGACGGCTGGGGGGCTCAAGATTACGACTTTCTTCGTCTTACTGGTCTTTGCGCGTAGTGAATTGCTGGGCTTACCTCATACCAATGTTGCGCAGAGAACCATTGAGGCTCGCACAGTCCAAAAATCTTTTAGTGTCTTCATTATCTTTTTGATGACCTTCCTGTTGGGCTTGGTGTTGCTGGGAATTACAGCAGAAGGAACACCGCGCTTTATCTACCTCATGTTTGAGACCATTTCAGCCCTTGCGACAGTTGGGGTAACGGCAAATCTGACACCAGAATTGGGCAAGTTAGCCCTCAGTATTGTCATGGTGCTCATGTTCATTGGCCGTATCGGTCCTTTGACCTTGTTGGTTAGTCTAGCGGATTACCAGCCTGATAAGAAAGATTTGATTCAGTATATGAAAGCAGATATTAGTATTGGATAA
- a CDS encoding primase C-terminal domain-containing protein, giving the protein MKLQECFSLITKDGLRTQKFKNSHLQLISSAEEGRRGSVFAYRSKANMVKARGVVLTSVESLLENQDQFTHWTPNVYCYGSYSDAGRRITRGHSEDNLRQINTFYIDFDITSSAEEMTTGDILTASLDLGFMPTLILKSDKGFQAYFVLSESAYVTAHSQFRVVKVAKAISQNLRKYFAQTLPVDMTCNHFGIARIPRTDNVEFFEADYTYSFKEWLDWSMKQSELPFQSKKPNLTVISGSKGVKQIDEPWYQLLMREGNIKGGKALMGRNNVLFTLALANFSSGIDQEECEEVLSSFNANLDEPLSSAEYHKIITSAYSGKYEAASRDYVMTLCKAWVNQELKASDLFVKQRWYKFKKKRADRKNSHYSEWEEDLMFYITKRTNQDQTILKVTQKDLQIALGIASSSLKIVLRRLVEKHKIFLQVKKGRGGGLILASIRMIILTAMQKKQDAKKAYLDTITHLLKIPRKIINQTIYHVQEGLKHVIQGELFEEDVG; this is encoded by the coding sequence ATGAAGTTACAAGAATGCTTTAGCTTAATCACAAAAGACGGATTAAGAACACAAAAATTTAAGAATAGCCATCTACAGCTCATCTCTTCAGCAGAAGAAGGAAGACGAGGCTCTGTATTTGCTTATCGTTCAAAAGCAAATATGGTGAAGGCACGTGGTGTTGTTTTAACCTCTGTCGAATCATTGCTGGAGAATCAGGATCAGTTTACACACTGGACTCCTAATGTGTATTGCTACGGAAGCTATAGCGATGCTGGTCGACGGATTACACGTGGCCACTCTGAAGATAATCTTAGACAGATTAACACATTCTACATTGACTTTGATATTACCTCTTCAGCTGAAGAAATGACGACAGGAGATATTTTAACTGCTTCCTTGGATCTAGGTTTTATGCCGACGTTGATTCTAAAATCTGATAAAGGATTTCAAGCCTATTTTGTCCTTTCAGAATCAGCCTATGTTACAGCTCATTCCCAATTTCGAGTGGTGAAGGTGGCCAAAGCTATCTCTCAAAATTTGAGAAAATACTTTGCTCAAACTTTACCAGTAGATATGACTTGTAACCATTTTGGGATTGCTCGGATTCCTCGAACTGATAATGTCGAATTCTTTGAAGCTGACTATACCTATTCCTTCAAGGAGTGGTTAGATTGGTCGATGAAGCAATCAGAACTTCCTTTCCAAAGTAAAAAGCCCAATTTGACGGTTATTTCAGGATCTAAAGGGGTGAAACAGATTGATGAACCCTGGTATCAATTGCTGATGAGAGAGGGGAATATCAAAGGTGGAAAAGCTTTGATGGGAAGAAACAACGTTCTTTTCACGCTAGCTTTAGCCAACTTCTCTTCAGGAATCGATCAGGAAGAATGTGAGGAGGTTCTTTCTAGTTTTAATGCGAATCTAGACGAACCACTCTCTTCAGCTGAATATCATAAAATTATCACAAGCGCCTACTCAGGAAAATATGAAGCTGCTAGTCGTGACTATGTGATGACTTTATGTAAAGCATGGGTCAATCAGGAACTCAAGGCTTCAGATCTCTTTGTGAAGCAACGTTGGTACAAGTTTAAGAAGAAACGTGCTGACAGAAAGAATAGTCATTATTCCGAGTGGGAAGAAGATCTTATGTTTTACATTACAAAGAGAACGAATCAAGATCAAACTATTTTAAAAGTGACACAAAAAGACTTACAGATTGCTCTTGGAATTGCCAGTTCTAGCTTAAAAATCGTTCTACGTAGACTGGTAGAGAAGCATAAAATTTTTTTACAAGTTAAAAAAGGGCGAGGAGGGGGATTAATATTAGCCTCTATTCGAATGATAATCTTAACGGCTATGCAAAAGAAACAAGATGCTAAAAAGGCCTATTTAGATACCATTACGCATCTTTTGAAGATACCTAGAAAGATTATCAACCAAACTATTTATCATGTACAGGAGGGCTTAAAACATGTCATACAAGGAGAATTATTTGAGGAGGATGTGGGATAA
- a CDS encoding nucleoside phosphorylase, giving the protein MIQKHAIPILEFDDNPQAVIMPNHEGLDLRLPKKCVYAFLGEEIDRYAREVEADCVGEFVSATKTYPVYVINYKGEELCLAQAPVGSAPATQFMDWLIGYGVEQIISTGTCGVLADIEENAFLVPVRALRDEGASYHYVAPSRYMEIQPEATAAIERVLEAKGIPYEEVMTWTTDGFYRETAEKVAYRKEEGCAVVEMECSALAAVAQLRGVLWGELLFTADSLADLDQYDSRDWGSEAFEKALELCLEIAFQI; this is encoded by the coding sequence ATGATTCAGAAACATGCGATTCCTATTTTAGAGTTTGATGACAATCCTCAGGCAGTCATCATGCCCAATCATGAGGGGCTGGACTTGCGCTTGCCCAAGAAGTGTGTCTATGCCTTTTTGGGTGAGGAGATTGATCGCTATGCGAGGGAAGTCGAGGCGGACTGTGTTGGTGAGTTCGTTTCTGCCACCAAGACCTATCCAGTCTATGTCATCAACTACAAGGGCGAGGAACTTTGTCTGGCTCAGGCTCCTGTCGGTTCAGCTCCAGCAACCCAGTTTATGGATTGGTTGATTGGCTATGGTGTGGAGCAGATTATCTCTACAGGTACCTGTGGTGTGCTAGCTGATATAGAAGAAAATGCCTTTCTAGTCCCTGTTCGGGCTTTACGAGACGAAGGTGCTAGCTATCACTATGTGGCACCTTCTCGCTATATGGAAATTCAGCCAGAGGCTACTGCTGCTATTGAGCGAGTGTTGGAAGCCAAAGGGATTCCCTATGAAGAAGTCATGACCTGGACGACAGACGGTTTTTACCGAGAAACGGCTGAAAAGGTGGCTTATCGCAAGGAAGAAGGCTGTGCTGTTGTGGAGATGGAGTGTTCTGCGCTTGCAGCAGTAGCCCAACTGCGTGGGGTTCTCTGGGGAGAGTTGTTGTTTACAGCTGATTCCTTAGCAGACTTGGACCAGTACGATAGTCGTGACTGGGGTTCAGAAGCTTTCGAGAAGGCCTTGGAACTCTGCCTTGAGATAGCCTTTCAGATATAG
- a CDS encoding sensor histidine kinase yields MKLKSYILVGYVISTLLTIIVVFWAIQRMLIEEREIYFLVGMTLVASFIGAGISLFLLSPVFTSLGKLKEHAKRVADKDFPANLEVQGPVEFQQLGQAFNEMSHDLQATFDSLEESEREKGLMIAQLSHDIKTPITSIQATVEGILDGVIKEGEQDHYLATIGRQTERLNKLVEELNFLTLNTARNQVETTSKDSIFLDQLLIECMSEFQFLIEQEERDVHLQVIPESARIEGDYAKLSRILVNLVNNAFKYSAPGTKLEVVAKLENNQLSISVTDEGQGIAPEDLENIFKRLYRVETSRNMKTGGHGLGLAIARELAHQLGGEITVTSQYGLGSTFTLLLNLSGNENKA; encoded by the coding sequence ATGAAATTAAAAAGTTATATTTTAGTGGGGTATGTCATTTCAACACTCCTAACGATTATCGTGGTTTTTTGGGCCATCCAGCGAATGCTAATTGAAGAAAGAGAAATTTATTTCCTAGTGGGTATGACTCTAGTGGCTAGTTTTATCGGTGCTGGGATTAGTCTCTTTCTCCTATCGCCGGTCTTTACTTCATTGGGCAAACTCAAGGAACATGCCAAGAGAGTAGCGGACAAGGATTTCCCTGCAAATCTGGAGGTTCAAGGCCCTGTAGAATTTCAACAATTAGGCCAAGCTTTCAATGAAATGTCCCATGATTTGCAGGCGACATTTGATTCCTTGGAAGAAAGCGAACGAGAAAAGGGCTTGATGATTGCTCAACTTTCGCATGATATCAAGACCCCCATCACTTCGATCCAAGCGACGGTAGAAGGGATTTTGGATGGGGTTATCAAGGAAGGAGAACAGGACCATTATCTAGCAACCATTGGGCGCCAGACTGAAAGACTCAATAAACTGGTTGAGGAGTTGAATTTTTTGACCCTAAACACAGCTAGAAATCAGGTCGAAACGACCAGCAAAGACAGCATTTTTCTGGACCAGCTCTTGATTGAGTGCATGAGTGAATTTCAGTTCTTGATTGAGCAGGAAGAGCGAGATGTCCATTTGCAGGTAATTCCTGAGTCTGCACGGATTGAGGGAGATTATGCCAAACTTTCTCGTATCTTGGTGAATCTGGTCAATAATGCTTTTAAATACTCAGCTCCAGGAACCAAGCTGGAAGTGGTGGCCAAGCTGGAAAATAACCAGCTTTCAATCAGTGTGACGGATGAGGGACAGGGGATTGCCCCAGAGGATTTGGAGAATATTTTCAAACGCCTTTATCGTGTAGAAACTTCGCGTAACATGAAAACAGGTGGTCATGGCTTAGGACTTGCTATTGCGCGTGAATTGGCTCATCAATTGGGTGGAGAAATCACAGTTACCAGCCAGTACGGCCTCGGAAGCACCTTTACCCTCCTTCTCAATCTCTCTGGCAATGAAAATAAAGCTTAG
- a CDS encoding modification methylase Sau96I, with product MERVGRQELLEQLLNYEPLGFIDPFSDLGEFDSLQKKFKQPVKDLVNRYSGQPYSLAWQHKIMEMRKLFIAYQIALNEEDKQINFQRRTRSEESKEHANAIVTTYLKLGFSFKEIEKRVSLSYKQLRRGWRRSDHVMTSSPEFYSKGDLSEGCCLPSKKLPKSMRINEE from the coding sequence ATGGAACGAGTAGGACGTCAGGAATTACTAGAACAATTATTAAATTATGAACCATTAGGATTTATTGATCCATTCTCAGATCTTGGGGAGTTTGATTCTCTCCAGAAGAAATTTAAACAACCCGTAAAGGACTTAGTGAATCGATATTCAGGACAACCTTACAGCTTGGCCTGGCAACATAAAATTATGGAAATGCGGAAGTTGTTTATTGCCTATCAGATAGCACTAAATGAAGAAGATAAGCAGATTAATTTTCAACGAAGAACAAGAAGCGAAGAGTCCAAAGAACATGCTAATGCTATTGTCACAACCTATTTGAAACTGGGCTTTAGTTTTAAAGAGATTGAGAAGCGTGTTTCTTTATCTTACAAACAACTTCGTAGAGGCTGGAGAAGAAGTGACCATGTAATGACAAGTAGTCCTGAATTTTATAGCAAGGGGGACTTATCTGAAGGTTGCTGTTTACCGAGTAAAAAGCTACCTAAAAGTATGAGAATCAATGAGGAGTAA
- a CDS encoding glycosyltransferase family 2 protein — protein sequence MKLLSIAIPSYNAAAYLHYCVESLVIGGEQVEILIINDGSQDQTQEIAERLVSKYPSIVRGIYQENKGHGGAVNRGLAEASGRYFKVVDSDDWVDPRAYLKILETLQELESQGQEVDAFVTNFVYEKEGQSRKKSMSYESVLPVQQIFGWDQVGNFSKGQYIMMHSLIYRTDLLRASKFQLPEHTFYVDNLFVFTPLQQVKTMYYLPVDFYRYLIGREDQSVNEQVMIKRIDQQLKVNRLLVDQLDLSKVSHPKMREYLLNHIEITTVISSALLNRAGTAEHLAKKRELWTYIQQENPEVFQAIRKTMLSRLTKHSVLPARKLSDVVYQITKSVYGFN from the coding sequence ATGAAGTTATTGTCTATCGCCATCCCTAGCTATAATGCTGCAGCCTATCTTCATTATTGTGTGGAGTCGCTAGTGATTGGTGGTGAGCAAGTTGAGATTTTGATTATCAATGATGGGTCCCAGGACCAGACTCAGGAAATAGCTGAGCGTTTAGTTAGCAAGTATCCTAGCATCGTTAGAGGCATCTATCAGGAAAATAAAGGCCATGGCGGTGCGGTCAATCGCGGCTTGGCGGAGGCTTCTGGACGTTATTTTAAAGTAGTTGACAGTGATGACTGGGTAGATCCTCGTGCTTACCTAAAAATTCTTGAAACCTTGCAGGAACTAGAGAGCCAGGGGCAGGAAGTGGATGCCTTTGTTACTAATTTTGTCTATGAAAAGGAAGGCCAGTCTCGTAAGAAGAGTATGAGTTACGAGTCGGTCTTGCCTGTCCAGCAGATTTTTGGCTGGGACCAAGTTGGAAATTTCTCAAAAGGCCAGTATATTATGATGCACTCGCTGATTTATCGGACAGATTTGTTGCGAGCTAGCAAGTTCCAACTGCCTGAGCATACCTTTTATGTTGATAATCTCTTTGTCTTTACCCCCCTTCAGCAGGTCAAGACCATGTACTATCTGCCTGTCGATTTCTATCGTTATTTGATTGGGCGTGAGGACCAGTCTGTCAATGAGCAAGTGATGATTAAGCGCATTGACCAGCAACTTAAGGTCAATCGACTCTTGGTAGACCAGCTTGATTTGTCCAAAGTGAGTCACCCAAAAATGCGAGAATATCTTTTGAATCATATTGAGATTACGACGGTGATTTCCAGTGCCCTCCTCAACCGAGCTGGAACAGCGGAGCATCTGGCAAAAAAACGTGAGCTATGGACCTATATTCAGCAGGAAAATCCAGAGGTCTTTCAGGCTATCCGTAAGACCATGTTGAGTCGTTTGACCAAACATTCAGTCTTGCCAGCCCGCAAACTTTCCGATGTCGTCTATCAAATCACCAAATCCGTTTATGGATTTAATTAA
- a CDS encoding response regulator transcription factor — protein sequence MGKTILLVDDEVEITDIHQRYLVQAGYQVLVAHDGVEALEIFKRKPIDLIITDIMMPRMDGYDLISEVQYQSPDQPFLFITAKTSEQDKIYGLSLGADDFIAKPFSPRELVLRVHNILRRLHRGGETEVVSLGNLRMNHGSHEVQVGDVALDLTVKSFELLWLLASNPERVFSKTDLYEKVWQEDYVDDTNTLNVHIHALRQELAKHASSETPTIKTVWGLGYKIEKARGS from the coding sequence ATGGGAAAGACAATTTTACTCGTTGACGACGAGGTAGAAATCACAGATATTCATCAACGTTATCTGGTTCAGGCAGGATATCAGGTTTTGGTGGCCCATGATGGAGTAGAGGCCTTAGAAATCTTCAAGAGAAAACCAATTGATTTGATTATTACAGATATCATGATGCCTCGGATGGATGGTTATGATTTGATTAGCGAAGTTCAGTATCAATCTCCGGATCAGCCTTTTCTCTTTATCACGGCTAAGACCAGTGAGCAGGACAAGATTTACGGCTTGAGCTTAGGGGCAGATGACTTTATTGCCAAGCCCTTTAGTCCTCGTGAGCTGGTTTTGCGTGTCCACAATATCTTGCGTCGCCTTCATCGTGGAGGTGAGACAGAAGTCGTCAGTCTCGGGAATTTACGGATGAATCATGGTAGCCATGAGGTCCAAGTTGGAGATGTGGCGCTTGATTTGACCGTCAAATCCTTCGAACTTCTATGGCTTTTAGCCAGCAATCCAGAGCGGGTTTTCTCTAAGACAGACCTCTATGAAAAGGTCTGGCAAGAAGACTATGTGGATGACACCAATACCTTGAATGTTCATATTCATGCTCTTCGACAGGAGTTGGCTAAACATGCTAGTTCAGAAACACCCACCATCAAAACCGTCTGGGGCTTGGGCTACAAAATTGAGAAAGCACGAGGTAGTTAA
- a CDS encoding sugar O-acetyltransferase: MTSEYQKMIAGEPYHPFDPELRALAQTSRQKQAAFNQEPDSLKGAEIIKTWFGSTGENLYINPRLVVDYGVNIHLGENFYSNWNLTMLDVCPIRIGDNAMIGPNCQFLTPLHPLDPHERNSGVEYGKPITIGDNFWAGGGVIVLPGVTLGNNVVAGAGAVITKSFGDNVVLAGNPARVIKEIDVK; this comes from the coding sequence ATGACCAGTGAATACCAGAAAATGATAGCAGGGGAACCCTATCATCCGTTTGATCCCGAGTTGCGGGCCTTGGCTCAGACTTCTCGTCAAAAACAGGCTGCTTTTAACCAGGAGCCAGACTCCTTGAAAGGGGCGGAGATTATCAAGACTTGGTTTGGTTCAACTGGGGAAAATCTCTATATCAATCCACGCCTGGTGGTCGATTATGGAGTCAATATTCATCTAGGGGAAAATTTTTATTCTAATTGGAACTTGACTATGCTGGATGTTTGCCCGATTCGTATCGGAGACAATGCTATGATTGGCCCCAACTGTCAGTTTTTAACCCCACTCCATCCGCTGGATCCGCATGAACGCAATTCAGGGGTCGAATACGGAAAGCCCATCACCATCGGTGACAATTTTTGGGCTGGAGGTGGCGTTATTGTCCTTCCTGGAGTGACACTAGGCAATAACGTAGTGGCAGGAGCAGGGGCCGTAATTACCAAGTCCTTTGGAGACAATGTTGTTCTAGCTGGCAATCCTGCGCGCGTGATTAAGGAGATAGATGTGAAATAG
- a CDS encoding potassium channel family protein translates to MSDRTIGILGLGIFGSSVLTALAKQDMNIIAIDDHAERINQFEPVLARGVVGDITDEELLRTAGIDTCDTVVVATGENLESSVLAVMHCKSLGVPRVIAKVKSQTAKKVLEKIGADSVISPEYEMGQSLAQTILFHNNVDVFQLDKNVSIVEMKIPSVWAGQSLSQLDLRGKYNLNVLGFREQENLPLDVQFGPNDLLKADAYILAVINNQYLDDLAELNS, encoded by the coding sequence ATGTCAGATCGTACGATTGGAATTTTAGGTTTGGGGATTTTCGGGAGTAGTGTCCTGACGGCCCTAGCCAAGCAAGATATGAATATCATTGCCATCGATGACCACGCCGAGCGTATCAATCAATTTGAGCCTGTTTTGGCGCGTGGAGTTGTGGGCGATATTACAGATGAGGAACTCCTCAGAACCGCTGGTATTGATACCTGTGATACAGTTGTAGTCGCGACAGGGGAAAATCTAGAGTCGAGTGTGCTTGCAGTCATGCACTGTAAGAGTTTGGGGGTACCAAGGGTTATTGCCAAGGTCAAAAGCCAGACAGCTAAGAAGGTGCTGGAAAAAATCGGTGCCGACTCGGTGATCTCGCCTGAGTATGAAATGGGGCAGTCCCTAGCGCAGACCATTCTCTTTCATAACAATGTTGATGTCTTTCAGTTGGATAAAAATGTGTCTATCGTAGAGATGAAAATTCCGAGTGTTTGGGCAGGTCAAAGTTTGAGCCAGCTGGATTTACGTGGCAAATATAACCTCAATGTCCTAGGATTTCGTGAACAAGAAAATTTACCACTGGATGTCCAGTTTGGTCCTAATGACCTCTTGAAAGCAGATGCCTATATCTTGGCGGTCATTAACAACCAATATCTAGATGACTTGGCAGAATTAAATTCGTAA